taaaatttgaatttttcaaccccccccctccccctctgtacgcaaaatcggccattttttcatatatattaatagcattacagtacgcaattgcactgacccctccccttcccctaatgtgtacgtaataaatgaatgaccctaGAATGAAAGAGTGAGTTAAggttgaaaaaaattcatgccttgtttctcatttctggcGAGTTTAAAAGTTCACCCGGCCacccgcctatctaccctgtacatgacttttaaaatcatgatcaagccaacaataacagacccggcagttatagaaatgaactgataacaaatttcaattccGTTTACAAAATTTCTGTTCCATTAGGAGAAGAAAGGTATCAGTTTTTTAGGCTAAACGAAAACAATTATAGAGCTCCCTCGAATCGAGTTGACTAAATTTCACTCAGTTTCGTGTGAAGATTATCAAAACCACAGCGTTGGATTTTCGTGTTCTCAATTTTTGCGACAGGGTAAATTCGAAGGCGCCGTGACGCCCGATATCAGGAAGTTCAGCTATTGGCCGGAATACGTGgataaaaatatcgatttgtTCGAAAATAAAGACGTGTTGATGTATTGCACCGGAGGGATACGTTGTGAACGAGGCTCCGCTTACCTCAAATCAAAGGTAAATTCATTGTTCGTGGTCCTTACGGATCAGTGAAATCGGGGAGTTCCAACTTTTCTTGATTATCaggatcaagtcagggaatttgaatttttgatgtcttgttgttcttgctggtgacgagtgacacaaggaacctcttgataacaGACAGGCCTCATTGAGGATTTATAATTCAATCAgggattttgaatttttggtgtcttgttgttgatgagtgacacaaggaacctcttgataagaaacagccctcactgaggatatctcataatttaatCAGGCAATTCGagtttttggtgtcttgttgttcttgctggtgacaagTGACACGAGGATTCTTGATTTCATTTCGTAGGGAATTTGTAGAAATATCTATCAGTTGAAAGGAGGAATTCATCGTTATATAGAACGGTTTCCGAACGGACTATACCGTGGTAAATTATTCGTATTCGATGACCGCAACAGCATCCAATCAAACGATGACGTTATTTCTAGTAAGTAGTTTATCGATCAACCCCTACCCAGGGGACGGTTCCCGGACAATATCCGAGTCTCATCAAATCAATCAGAATATTAGCACTCCAGCAGTAGTAGCGTCTTTCGACCGGAAAAGCTTCCTTTTTTTGaggatttttgataaaatcctACCGTTTTTCGACAACATTACTCAACCTTTGCAATATTACGAGCCTTTTATTTAAAGGGCAGCCAAAAATTTTCGGGGCCTACATAAGTCTCTCTAGATCACCTGGAGCTGTATTGGGGGTCTAATTTAACCCAAAACTAGCCCTGATTATTGTCcaagttatttttttttcgttattatcGGTCGCATTTAAAGCAATTAAGAAAATGAAcccaaaaatatttgaaaaattaaaattttcatCATTGTAGAATGTCAGTATTGCTCGTCGCCGTGGGATACGTATGTTCAGTGTACGTCTGCTCATTGTCGTCTGCTGGTTTTGTCATGTGACACGTGTCGGCGAGATCGTCAACTGACGACGTGCTGTCGTAATTGCACGGATAACACTAAAAGTGGCCGGGAACAGTGCGCGTGTACGGAACAGCGTGTTCGGATTCCGATTGAGAATAGCTATAAACCGGTTCATCACGAGTCCGAAGAGTCCAGTTGACGTCAGTTTCTTCGGACTCATCTTCGGAGTAATAATCAGTGGCGACTCCACGGGGTGCCTTTTTCGGCCGAGTGACCTTGGAATTTTCTCCCAAAGATTTCTATTTAGAAACTGGTGAAATTGTGAGCACATTccattcaatatttcaacgaGGAAAGTGCTTAGGATGAACTTATAGATACATCTATTTGGGAGGACTGGTTCCTGGGGTCAGTTCCACGGTCACGGCTTAaacctaagaccagtctaagacgaTTTCAggtctataaccaatctaacaacttgagaccagtctaagctcattttggttctataatcaatctaacaatttaagaccagtctaagacgaTTTCAggtctatagccaatctatcaacttaagatcagtctaagctcattttggttctataaccgatttaacaacttaagaccagtctaagctcattttggttctatagccaatctaacaacttaagaccagtgttAAGGTTTTAGACCATTTCGGAAGTTCCGACTTCGGAACCGACCACTGGGGTTTACTTAAACTATCTGTCGATTAACTCAGCCATTCGGTTAAAGTTTAAATTTAAGCCCTATGTTCAGCAGGTCGTGTGCAAGTTCCGTGCTTGAGTGTGATTTTAATCTGACTCTTAATCAGTCTCAACTCTATAACTATTCTATATATCTGAATacaatttatttatatatacgtaacataaaaatatatatatatatattagtaataataaatttttagCTGTTCGAATGGAATTTTTTTAGTTGACTGGATCTCATTGTATGAAGTAACACATCTTTGGAAACGTCATCTTATTGGAATTGGTTCATCTGCTGTCTGACGTCTGCTGTCTGACAGATGCTCAGTTTCCACTCACTATCTCATCGTCAACAATGCGGATATAAGGACCATGTTCCACAGTTAGacgtggatccagttctacagttctgaacccagttccaccgttcaggatccagttctgtagttttgaatccagttccacagttctggacccagttacaCAGTAGTTCTAaacacagttcaggatccagttctgtagttttgaatccagttccacagttctggacccagttccacagttctggatccagttacacagtaGTTCTAaacacagttcaggatccagttctgtagttttgaatccagttccaaagttctggacccagttccacagttctggatccagttacacagtaGTTCTAaacacagttctgaacccagttccaccgttcaggatccagttctgtagttttgaatccagttccacagttctggatccagtgaCACAGTTGTTCAAGATTGACTCCTTACTGATAAATCAGTTCatatattataaattttttacCCTTATAGAATCTTAACCAGGTGCTGTGAAACTGCATTCATAGATCTCGGAAAGGCCTGAATTTTAGGGattattcaattttaacaACAACcgttatttaaattcaaagacAATAGAAAACCGTAGAACTGGGTCTCGAGTTGGAATTGTTTGTTATTACGAGCAGTACgcctgaaaataaagaaatgggTTTCAAAGTTTGTTGAATTGCTGTTGATTTAACTAACTACAGGGACCAAGATTGAGTATCCCCTTATCATTGGACGGTCCTTCATCTCTTACCTGTAAAGGGTCCATACCGTGATGTTGTTTGCTGTTAAATAGGCTGGACTGCTGCAGTCGCTGAATGGGCTTTCCTGAAACGAAAgtaaatgaaacaaaaatgtCATAGAATGTTCATCCCAATCATTGATATCCATTACAATACGTGCtgaggggccggttgcatagtcatggttcaagaccagtttaagaccaacttagttctatagccaatctaaccacttaagaccagtcttaagatttaaaaccacttttggactgtgcaactggccccaggagaGGAAGGGGCCAAAAAAGGCCATTTCTTCCCCTATGTTAACACGATAAGAAGGTCGCAAAATCAGCGAGATTTATGTAGGCCCCTTCAGTAAGCCTAACTTGGACAAACTGCCCCTGGCTAAAATTGATCCAAATTAAGCGAATTACGAGTTCGGGTTTAGAGAATACATTAGCGTTGTCAGAGTGAGTAAGAAATGCAAGTTGGCCGTGTCTGAGTTCATGAAATCAACCGAATATGAAACTGTTAGGAGGGTTGATATTAACGTTTTCGCTTCCCATAAAACTCTTTGAATTGATTCAGGGTTCCTACAGCCCCTAAAATTCCCTGGAATTCTTTTTTCTAGGGGAGAaataccctaaaattctgGCTTTTATACCTCAGGTCCctaaaattctgtaaaaagatttatgatcATTTTCGAATGTGATGCTGTATGAAAAAGGTCATCAGCAGGCTATTATATTCCTTCGAATTGGATTTAAGTTAGTAGCTCAATTCAGTTTATTGTTTCAACTGGTCATCGTAGATGTAATTAAGTAAAGTATGCAAGCAGACCAATACGAAGGCCTATTTAGTTGTACTGGCTGGTCGAGGAATTGTTTACCGGTACTACCCAGGgagcatcttcacccgtcaagggattcgaacccactacgctaaagctgttccccgaaccccttgacctcacgagtcgttggagtcgttactagccgaccagaatccggtcgtaccaatcacagcgcttgtaacaaaccgtcagtagacttctgttggttttcccgttaaattgaccaatcagcgaacgttttaccgaacaaggaagtatttcgcaaatcgatatatgacgtcatgcgcaacagcgccagtaatgaaatcacgcttcgtgaggccagggggctggtggaagcgagtccgggagtgataccggacccctggcaagcgaggatgcccAGGGAGGTGATAGATCATCGATCACCTGCTTACTGTTCCAGAAAGCACTAGTTAAATACTGGTCATATAATCTGCATTCACACTACCACTAGtttgaatttatgaattatgtCGTAACTCTCTTCAACTCACCGAGCTCGATTTCAAACTTACTTGTAAATAACGAAGGCGATTATGCCAGCTATTATCAATACGGCAATCGGCACGCAGACACCGACCGCAATAGTTGAACCTGTATCTAGACCTCCGGTGTTGGCCGCAGTAGCTCCATCACGTGAGGGATCAGTCGTTATTGTAGATCCCGGGGTCAATGTTGCTGATGTGTTGGCGACAGGAAATACAGACGTGTTTGAAGTTGCTGTTGGGGCAACAACAGTAGTGTTCAAAGTTGCAGTTGGCGCAATAGTGCTGGAAGGTGCAATTGGCCCAGTAGTGTTTGAAGTCGGAATTGGCGCAATAGTGCTGGCAGGTGCAACTGGCCCAGTAGTGTTAGAAGTCGTAATTGGCGCAATAGTGCTGGAAGGTGCAACTGGCCCAGTAGTGTTAGAAGTCGCAATTGGCCCACTGGTGCTGGAAGGTGCAATTGGCGCAATAGTGCTGGAAGGTGCAATTGACCCACTAATGTTAGAAGTCACAATTGGCCCACTAGTGCTGGAAGTTGCAGTTGGCCCACTAGCGCTGGAAGTTGCAATTTGCCCACTTAAGCTAGATGTGACTATTGACCCACTAGTGCTGGAAGGTGCAGTTGACCCACTAGTGCTGGAAGGTGCAATTGACCCACTTTGGTTAGAAGTCACAATTGACCCATTAGTGCTGGAAGGTGCAGTTGGCCCACTAGTGCTGGAAGGTGCAATTGGCCCACTAGTGCTGGAAGGTGCAATTGGCCCAGTAGTGATGGAAGGTGCAATTGGCCCACTAGAGCTGGAAGGTGCAATTGGCCCAGTAGTCATGGAAGTTGCACTTGCAACAAATGATATTGTCGAAAGcaatactgaaaaaaaaacgtgatAGGCAATTTAATTAAGGTTTCAGAAAACATGACTCAAgttcaattaattttcaattattcaatacatttacatctatatAAACATTTCAACATTTGATATCAATCACCAGGGGGAGTGAGAGGCTGGTGATTGACATCAGACGTTAAACATGCATCATAGCTAAACTGGTACCATAGTCTGTTTACCAGATGATGTATTGGTTCCCTTGTTTCAGGAACGACAGCTTGAATATCTTATTGACTGCTTGGTAATTTACGCTTTGGCAATGCTGGGAATGAAATCCAATCCTTAATGGCTTAAGGGAACCAGAAATTCTgtttgttataaccgatagttctatatacagcggaacctcgttacaacgaacttcaggagaccagaaaatctgttcgctataaccgatagttctatatacagcggaacctcgttacaacgaatttcaggagaccagaaaatctgttcgttataaccgatagttctatatacagcggaacttagttacaatgaacttcaggagaccagaaaatccgttcgttataaccgatagttctatatacagcggaacttagttacaatgaacttcaggagaccagaaaatccgTCCGTTATAActaatagttctatatacagcggaacctcgttacaacaaacttcaggagaccagaaaatctgttcttGGGATGAAATTCTAAGTTTGTTATAACGAGATTCCACTGTATGAGAGGTTTAAAACTCGGGCAGTCTGAAACATTGATCCAGGCATTGTGACTTACCTAAAATAAAGCACAAGAATATTCTTGCAggcatcattttgattatcaaaattccgGATGAAAACAAATATCCGCAGTTCCCCTTTAGTCTCGGAGTTTGGATtcaaatggtttttttttttcactaacGTCTGTCGTGTTGTTCGACCCAAACATTGTCGTCGCTCGGCAACTACAATGACAGGTAAGTCCCGTCGAGATAAGCGTGGATACTTACCTTCATTTCAACGAGTTTCTTATCAGTTTAAATAAACCAGTGTTCAAGTGTTCGACATActttttcatataaaatacatatatcatCAACTTTTCGTTGATTCTCAATCGACATTCCTTTAAAAAGGACGATTTCGTTTTTGTAAAACAAATACCGGCTATAGTTTCAATACGCTTACATCAGGGACAGAAATCCATTTTCAGGGACTGTttctgacaatcagggaacagtaaaccattttcagggTCTGTttctgacaatcaggggacagtaaactATTTTCAGGGACTGCttctgacaatcagggaacattaaaccattttcagGGTCTGCttctgacaatcaggggacagtaaaccattttcagggACTTTttctgacaatcaggggataaatagtaaaccattttcagggTCTGTttctgacaatcaggggacagtaaaccattttcagggTCCGTttctgacaatcagggaacagtaaaccattttcagggTCTTTttctgacaatcaggggacagtaaaccattttcagggATTGTtgctgacaatcaggggattGCAACCCTTTTCCTTCGACAGAAACAATTTCCAGAGATGAGAAGCAAAATTTccacagaaatatgaaaaaaaagccattttctcctttttttacaaacattacattgattattacaatcattatttcattgagCATAATTTAATAATCGTTTTAAGCAAGTACAAAAAACCCTATTACTCTAATGTAAGTGAAATATTACGTCATTGATCGGTGATCTCCACCCATTTAGTAAACACGTATTACGTCTGCCCAACAAGGTCAAGGTCAAAAAGGTAATCAACATAGTTTTATGATAACAAAATGAGTTATTTCAAGATCGTCACGTCACGTTTTGCGGTACAAATTTTTGTAGAATGACGAAATAAGACCAGGGTTCATCGTGTCCAAGACCAATCTCATTCAATGACATTCAAGTACTTTTTTGACTATGATTCCAGGACTTCCAAATCAACATTTTCCCGGCACTCTTATGATCAGCAGATTTTAAGAGATTTAACTGAACTTGGATCTGCAGTTGATAACTAATGACTGATGCCATTCAAGGACTATGACAACGATCGAAGGATTTTACAGCCCATTTCATGATACTCAAGGCCTTGAATTGATGAGCCATTCccatttcaaaacttttcagGACCTTCAAGGACTGCTATGAACCCTGTAAGACACGACTTTTGAGCGACCTacaaaaattttcaatttgttaagATTCAGAACCGAAATCCGATTAAATTATTCGAAGTAAAACTAACGAAATGATTATAGATTCAACCCGACATTATACTAACATGGTtccaacagttatatgaattcaaaattcaaaaaaaagtttttctcaagtatttcatgggtgatttttcaattttcccaaatgaaaatgaacagacATCATCATGCTACAGTCAACATTTCAGCGGTGattggttgataaaggtgattttcgAGGGAAATCGCTGAAGAAAGTTGCTCGGCAAATACAATACGTGAAATGTAacgaatttcccaaatatttccctgttttgaggaatatttttcaaattcccaaatatttccaaaccgggaattattatttcaaaattcccaagtttttcccaatttccctgttctgtgggaaccatgtacTAACGAAATAAGTACAATTTTATACACGCAGTTGAATGCTCGCCTCAGATTTCTCGCGCGACTGTTAGATTTTCACAAGAAATTTTCCGGGGCAGTCGGAGTACaaggatttagaaactttCATCAGCGCGTCACACGCTAATCCGAGGTGATCGCTCGCGTCTGTTACACATTCTTGAGACCTTCGTAAATGAGAAGGTGGGAATCTTTCGCGAGTTAAGGTTAGGTAGATATTTCAACGACGAATTATCGTCAAACGAAATCTCAAAAACCTGcgttgaaaaatctaaatccGACTACAGAGCCGACAACCTCTCTGAAACTagttcaattattatttttcagtaacatttaatccaaaaatatgaaagaaaatgttcaatcaGTTATCAAGTGGGGCGAGACCTTCTTAGACATAATCACAATTCACAACAAGGAAATTTTGAAGTATTTTTTCTGCACCCACAAAAAAAATTGCGGTACAACAATATATATCCCTGATAAAACatgaatcattattattattattattattattattattattattattgtaattATGTTACTTTTCCTGAacaaaaatgaacaaaaaatCTGATTCCTGATATAAGTTTTAATATGCCACCGATGAAAGTTTCAAGTTATTCCATTTTAGGCCTGTTAGAAATTGTCCCAAAATTCAACAGTTAAGTTTCGCTACGTTCATCTAGGGTTTATATATATCCTTGCATACTGGCAGCCAATCACGGTCATCAACTAAACCAGTCAGCCAATCACAGTCTTTCTCGCGTTTCCTGCTAATCTGTTCAGCGCGGTGCTTCCTAAAAATACCGTACAAATTTTTTGTATTACTTGAAATTCGAAAACAGATGGCCACCTTCATAAATCCTccgatgacatcatcaaattgcctACTAGTGATGTGATCTATAAACtattctagaaaagatggccgccttCATAAAtcctcctatgacatcatcaaattgcatGCTAGCATTTTGATCTAGACTTCtttagaaaagatgtctgcctccataaatccccctaggACATCATCGAATAATATTGCCTCGTGAATTGACCCTTCCAGAACAAAATGTCTGCCTCCGTAATctacctatgacatcatcaatttgcCTGGTACAAGTATCGGTTAGATCTATAGACCCTTCTAGATAAGATGGCTGCCTACATAAATCCCCTTATGACGTcgtagaaaatatcaaatcactTACCCCAGTGAACTGATATGCGGATGGGCCGTGCGGTGAACCAGGACCTGAAATGATAGATGGAAACATCTttcagaaaaagaaacatgCAAATTACTGATTAACATAAGAGATAATCTATGACTTTTTACTGAGCCTGAAACCATTATATACAAACTAAGCAAGCATTTCCTATTTGACCACCGAAAAAATTACTACAAGTTCTTGATAACAAAATGATGCCAAATCAATGAATGTAGGAATAGGCTAATTAGTGAACTTAGAATGTGCAGATTAAAATTGATTAGTTTGTTTTGATCGCAGTCAGGGgtagagagagaaagagaaagagagagaacaGCCCGGGCTGTTGGAATCAATCTTCAGATATACTACACAAAACCACAACAGATTGAcggaataaaaaaatatatcagatGAACAATACATACATTAACTCTACTGGGATTAAGTTAAATGACTGAAAATGCACTGATTTTGACTCCGGAGTCGACTCAAACCATCGACAGTAGCAGACGTAGTTCCACAGTCgagtcaactgtggaaccggactGAATCCTAAACTGCGGAACACTGGGtccggaactgtggaactgagacCAGTTACTGTGAAGCTGGAgttagaactgtggaactggagtcAAATCTGtgtaactgggtccagaacttgaggaactgaatccagaacTGTCAGACTGTGGAATCGGGGtccaaactgtggaactggttccagttactgtggaactgaatccagtaactgtggaactgggtccagacaATAACAGTGTAAGATGATGCCACGTTtcgacaaaaaaataaaataaaaacaaaattctgTCGTGAAATTCCACACCACACGTACATGCTCCACTACCATTGTTATATAAATCGGTGATATTGCCATGGTTACGAACAATGATCGGTACCTTCTTCGCGTAAGGCGTCGGTCAGCGCAGCCGTCAGTCGCGGGTCGCACGATCGCACAACGGTGGCGCCACCTGTGGACGAAGAAGACAACAATTGatgagcagcagcagcggcgtcGAACGATCCTACGGTAGCGCCACCTGCAGGTGTCGAATAAAGCGTGCAACAAACGTTCTCCGGTTGACGCAGGACACAATCGCACGATGTTAGACTGGTGCCCGCCTCTCCGGAGATGTCGCAGCCCGGCCGTGTTGGACTGGTCAACTGCGCAAATGACGTCGCCGATTTTTTCGAAACCGTATCCAAATTTTTTTCACCAATTTCTAATTCGTGTTTCGTTAAGTTCGTCAATATCGGTCGTTGTCTATAGATGGCGCCGGTGTTGGTCTGCTCGTCCACGACCCGGTTCTCGGACGCCAGCGCGACGGCGGTATCGTTGATACGGTTCACAGGTAGCGCTACGACCCGAGCGAGGTGTCCGCCGAGATGAAACGCGGATTCGGCTCCCGCGCTCGACGCCGACCCGGCAGACGTGAACAATATCCCGACGAAAAGGAAAACTTTTAgcaaagaaataaataaagggGGCGCCGCTGAAAAATAACGATCGAGCAAAAATTAAACGCCCTCGAAAATTACAATTGatcttaaatatatttttgtgatAAGTCCACACCCAGCAGTGCTACTGCAGCTAAAAGGGATCCACCTGGTGGCGATAAGAGTGCAGTGCATCAACACCGCATTTCTTCATTAAAACCCTCTCCGCGCTAACTAGATAATACCCTAAGAGATAATTTGgaagttttcaaaaatacCACCCTAGAGAGTGAAATGCACCACTGGAGTGcctctacaccacagtgcggtgtattgtcGGTTACTACGTTTCTTCTGTTTAgcaagtgctgccatctttcattagagatGAACGCTAATCactaatgaaatcaatacactgcagtgcggcgTACTAGCAAATTTCGGCACTGATTAATACACCGTACTGAGGTGTAGACCGAGAAGGTTAACTCGATagaaatctatttttcaaattcaatttcgaACTAGCTCCACATTAATTCGTTAATGATTTCGAAATAGCGAGTACATGATAGGGCCCGATTTCACCTCCCGCGAAAAAAACCGACAAAATCAAATCTTACCGGCTCCTGGACGACCTTGACCGGCGGCTCCTAGACGACCTTGAGCGGCTAGCGCTTGAGCCTCGTCGTCGTCGAGGTCGCCGATGCCGATCACCTCCGGCACGTCGATCTCGGCGCTCGGTACGTGTAACTCGGATATTCCCGATTCGTCGGCCATCGTTTTGCCCTGCAACAAATATCGACAAGTTTCACAAATGAGATTCTATTCAACGAGATTCCCGGTTTCTTATCGGCTCGGACTGAGTTAAGACCGAGCTTATCTGTAGAGCAACCAAACGATCAGCTTAGTTTGGTCCTAACTTGAGTCTCCATCGTGGAACCAAAATTTGCGATAAGTCCTATCCTATCTTAGTCTCAACGGTGGAATTGgaacaaaatgaatttatccCGGTCTCGTTCGGGCCCCTGCCCCACCGACCTTGGTCTTATCTCAAGTCTTGGCCCTTGACCGAACAGACCAGGggctggttccatagtcaaggCTTATgcataagaccagtcttacaCCATCTTAGCTCTATAACCGATTTATCAACTTAAGACACgtcttaagatttaatacCACTTTTGGAGTTAAGTCCAAAGCGGGTGGTATAACATCTTAAGActcagttgttagattggttaaagAACTAAGTCCAAAGCTGGCCCTTTGTCTTATCTTAGTCTGGAACTGGAGCAAAATGAGCTTATCTTGTTCCTGATCAGCCTCGCTCCATTCAACTTAAGGTCttaacttaaccctttcagtgttgACTAATCAATCCTCTATTGTGCTGGagataatctaaaaattttggAAGATTCCTCCCTAGTGTGTTAAATAACGAGAATACCattatagtgcgtctacaccgcggcgcggtgtatcgttagttactaatagttcactatgtttgacaggtgctgccatttttcaagagagataattactaattacaccaatacaccgcagtgcggtgtactagcaaaatccatcactgatttatacaccgcactgcaatgtagacgcactgaaagggttaaggtcTAAACCGTATAACCGGACCCTCCCTGCTCGCTACACAAGATCAGCTTTCATCTTTCGACGCTTTTAATCGTGGCTTAAAATCACAGTTTTACCTCGGTGTAGATTTGCATGAATTCATTGACCGCGTTCAACGAGCTGAATTTAATACGGAATTCACGTCTGACCGGTTCGTCTTGAGAGAAATCCATCGCCGACCACTCACACGTACATTTCTTTTCATTACTGCAACGAAACACACGAATTAACATTCACAAAATATTTACGGCTCCAAAACTGGGACAGCTTTTATAGACAGATATTACCTTCAACAAGGGGGGtaaactcaattgaaaatgattagaGTTAGCCCCGGGGtaaaaggtaataccagtctatgaaacagGGCCCTGGTTACAAGCTCAAAGCTTTGATTTAatgcaggtatcaatctgGATCCCCTTCAGTTCAGACATTCAGTATTTATCAGACAGATGGACCCTCAGATCTCTGTCAGAaatcagacattttatcagcacagtttcaaaaactgatcatccacacttcacatgtgttcagaacttcacctgagacatttctaattgaaaaaaaactaaaaacctCAGAC
This sequence is a window from Tubulanus polymorphus chromosome 9, tnTubPoly1.2, whole genome shotgun sequence. Protein-coding genes within it:
- the LOC141910788 gene encoding uncharacterized protein LOC141910788 yields the protein MMPARIFLCFILVLLSTISFVASATSMTTGPIAPSSSSGPIAPSITTGPIAPSSTSGPIAPSSTSGPTAPSSTNGSIVTSNQSGSIAPSSTSGSTAPSSTSGSIVTSSLSGQIATSSASGPTATSSTSGPIVTSNISGSIAPSSTIAPIAPSSTSGPIATSNTTGPVAPSSTIAPITTSNTTGPVAPASTIAPIPTSNTTGPIAPSSTIAPTATLNTTVVAPTATSNTSVFPVANTSATLTPGSTITTDPSRDGATAANTGGLDTGSTIAVGVCVPIAVLIIAGIIAFVIYKKAHSATAAVQPI